The Pseudomonadota bacterium DNA window TGCATTGCAGGCACCATCTTGTTGTGGGCAGCACAAAGCTTTTACATAGCGCAATGCAGCCGCATTTTAGTTGGTACCGGCTCAGCCACTGCCTTTATGTGTGCTCTTAAAATCACTGCCGATTATTTCCCTGAAGGCCGGCGCGGTCTGCTGATGGGAATGACCCTATCATTGGGCACCGTTGGAGCACTTACAGCTGGAAAGCCGCTGGTTATCTTATTAGATTCCATTGGATGGCGCCCAACAGTTTTGCTTTCAGGGTTGTTAGGACTACCGCTTGTTTTAATGGCTGTTTTGCTATTGCCTGGCAAACAATCCCATACCTTGCAACCACAAAGTTCCTTAAGAGAAACTGGCTTGCAGATTCTCGAAATCATAAAAAACCGCCGAATCATGTTATATGCCTTACTCGCTATTGGGTTATACACCCCCCTTGCGGCTCTGGCAGATCTGTGGGGCACAGCGTTTTTGATGCAAAAATTCTCCCTGCCCCGAGCAGATGCCGCCCAAACCAGTATGATGATGTACCTGGGCATGGCCGCCGGCAGCCTATTGTTGCCCTGGCTGTGCGAAAAATACAATATCCTAAACCGCAGCATACAAGTATGTGGCTTTGCCCTGCTGGCTCTGTTTGCTATTATCCTCTATGGCCCCGCTGTCAACCTCAGCGTTCTGGTCATCTTGCTGCTAAGCCTTGGGTTTTTCTGCGGAGCAGAAATGATGTGCTTTACCGGAGCCGTGCAATACACCACGCCTCAGAGCTCTGGCCTAACCCTGGGTGTTGTCAACACCATGAACATGCTGGGAGGCGCAATTTTGCAGTTTGTCATTGGCTTTGGCCTGGACTGGCAATGGCAAGGCCTACTGGATGAATACGATATTCGTGTTTACTCCACTGAAGAATTTGTCTTTGCCCTGACCGCACTTTTGATTGTGATGGTTTTGTGCTGTTGGGCGTCGTTGAGTTTTAATGGCAAGAAGGGGAAATAGGCCTCCTTGATACCTTCCCCATATCAAAGCTGAACCAAACTGTCGATTTTCTGATTTCTTGCACCAAATAACTAAAACATCGATTTGGTGCAAAATTTTGCCTCTCACTTTCTTGCACCAAACACAAAAAAATGCTATTTAGTGCAAAGATAGTTTTTAGAAATGGACAATCATGAGACCGTCACCCTTTATTGGTCGAAAGCGAGAGCTTGCCCTTTTGAACGATCTGCTGCGTAGAAAAATAGCTTCCCTTGTCGTACTAAAGGGAAGACGACGCATTGGCAAAAGCCGGCTAATTGAAGAATTTGCCAAGGATTTAAAAATCGTCACCTTATCTGGATTACCAGCCACAGACGGGATGACCGCCCAACATCAAAGGGATGAATTCGCCAAGATACTTTCTAGAACATTTCATATTCCGCCGCCCAACAGTCAAGACTGGAGTGATTTATTTTGGCATCTAGCACATCACACCTCTAAAGGGAGAGCCATTATTCTAATAGATGAAATTTCTTGGATGGGTGCTAAAGATCCAACGTTTCTCGGTAAACTTAAAAATGCATGGGATTTGTATTTAAAAAAGAATCCACAACTTATTTTAGTTTTGTGTGGCTCTGTTTCTTCATGGATCGAGAAAAACATTCTCAGCAGTACAGGGTTTTTAGGCAGAGTCGACCTTACCCTCACCCTGGAGGAACTCAACTT harbors:
- a CDS encoding MFS transporter; its protein translation is MTNKNQHQSHTQQKPKALLAYLAWFTCALFFFYQYILRVAPGVMIDELRHEFSLTAQQFSTLGVYFLLAYSLLQIPLGAFVDRFGVRLMITISVVLCIAGTILLWAAQSFYIAQCSRILVGTGSATAFMCALKITADYFPEGRRGLLMGMTLSLGTVGALTAGKPLVILLDSIGWRPTVLLSGLLGLPLVLMAVLLLPGKQSHTLQPQSSLRETGLQILEIIKNRRIMLYALLAIGLYTPLAALADLWGTAFLMQKFSLPRADAAQTSMMMYLGMAAGSLLLPWLCEKYNILNRSIQVCGFALLALFAIILYGPAVNLSVLVILLLSLGFFCGAEMMCFTGAVQYTTPQSSGLTLGVVNTMNMLGGAILQFVIGFGLDWQWQGLLDEYDIRVYSTEEFVFALTALLIVMVLCCWASLSFNGKKGK